A stretch of the Ciona intestinalis unplaced genomic scaffold, KH HT000184.2, whole genome shotgun sequence genome encodes the following:
- the LOC100177279 gene encoding CAP-Gly domain-containing linker protein 1 isoform X1 — protein MAEKQSGLKPPSRIGKPGAILMGTKSIPAQKAPSSTNSNSNAASNFIIGDKVILSGSKVGRIQFLGETEFAPGQWAGIVLEDAVGKNNGSVAGVQYFQCEPMHGVFARPSKLVRANNETAGNTTGKSTVTTVKPPSTLSKPKSATAVKTAPLTIANLKASTGETPTHERKKKGIRSPASSIRSLKFGGLGDASSVRYNEDIKVGDRVNVGDAKVGTVRFVGETEFAKGCWVGIELDSAQGKNDGSVAGNRYFTCEANFGLFALRHKVKKVTGTVAKKTAQSAVKKRPTVKSPGSSASSVSSVTSIPSLRRPSKLQSEVSSRYKQKTAATGVQALQEALVEKQQHVESLIAERDQEKSELMEVNLTAAMKQDQLNKLQEAHDQFVKEKESQLDQLRRLVEEADLEKVKLAQDLDEERRKAEDYQFQLEEGQIIKDDMEAELSKLRSSVTELNSGLHIERSKSLSLQTSLEDTRALTVDDKSELNQLRIERDEAQQQINQLNQQVESLTEQVNNSPVFELEEQLLESKSSLEETEATIAQMKINVETAEQENIKLKNLIEDSLQKHSEETFELKNQLKILAEKRNEQFTAVDAVAEKERQISSLEQDLLNANQSLESIKEEKKKTEEEVERMMLEMKSLNEDREKLEQSCKEEIKQKINLQEEVERFKESLDAKDAEFGKIKISLDERLKMIEEKDQLCSQLNQKLDVATSCQQQLQTQLNSCNETWQQKFNESNEKVQNLEATHETAMQEVETMKSKNELLTKQNVDLQQNLDVMSKQTGDKDQTYNQQLQSARETIEQTTNDLILARQKLEQVEKTNQKLNEALETQLKTLQTEEELRKEKESNVDELNQLILTLKEAAMKHETMQAELNEKVETKSKELILLSTKYEELNMQYNVAAEEGGNLREKYLSLEHKETQLEAEVNKCRTDLDEASKHTESLLQELKSCKERSKSYVEAGDNLAGEMDDLKSEHDKLQKLLEASNAKVSEQVKHIKELEGRCSMLGEDLKSSESGKGEVMVELQNLKSQNDEIFKELNEAKLSIEKLRSENVEKQEKMEKIEAANAEDVAEMKNNFEKHVQDLMNQGEVSSQELFTYKQQTEEERKAKEKLKSELESLNESLCLANQEKEDLSMQLEKTASDVEALQCSLKEERGNVEKLEEKVVEVELVLGGERKKFEDDKLGMQGSINDLKKSLETKNSECDNLQIKVKKTESEKTEVQKSLENLKTDLKKVNSEFSEVKSKLEEENKELESKNAELVISVADLSEKSHQVSSELDELKSKHETLQLSVQQQKQKETETLSFVEKLLTQLDIENNESCDLPQQFELMTSKCIGLQDECKHLEETYRVCENEKTNVEKQCTELSGNFSNLEIEFEGIKTGLSKERARAEELDSKCQELTEKCEKVNSEKVAVTEELEGSRRSLKEMTAQLSEQTAKAKKLDSKFQELTEKYEKQNSENVVVTEELESSRRSLKEMTAELADQTAKAKKLDSKFQELTEKYEKQNSEKLVVTEELESSRRSLKEMTAELADVKLQKELLSTNAEDIDAKTMQVKAMYDEVLQQNDQLSVQLQTVVTEKNQIQSDLETQVKSSNDEKQQSEQKLVQVEEELTQLKSQLELKCEENSTLDSRCSELTSKLEKLETENKNEIESRVKAVEEAEINIRKLQEEKEAMLIQCNDFESELQSTRSKLELTASEYDNLQVEIKKTESEKTEVKKSLENLKTDLEKVNSQFSEAKSMLEDENKELESKNAELVFSVADLSEKSHQVSSELDELKSKHETLVASYDESKKNKDEVERKLDQVNQDHLAVLSEMEKLKLEKQNLEASLCEKNQLLQSSSQEQTQKLVQVEEELTQLKSQLELKCEENSTLDSRCSEFTSKLEKLETENKKEIESRVKAVEEAEINIRKLQEEKDAIVKQCNDFESELQSTRSKLELTASECDNLQVEIKKTESEKTEVENSLENLKTDLEKVNSEFSEAKLKLEEENAELVISVADLSEKSHQVSSELDELKSKHETLVASHDESKKNKDEVERKLDQVNQDHLAVLSEMEKLKLEKQNLEASLCEKNQLLQSSNQKVSEDASEIQKTLLQCQTENNTLSERIMNVENENKNFKTEEETLQAKVKKLEASLSLSVTAEEEREKVLKREFASERDSLQRSLDITTKLIEERTKEAESYIKEITRLKSEQVLVKTLQDQVTKLEQQKVELNVQVTTLQQSNHSNQLSNNHQADNGAGGDAGQVDFLNKVIIDQQQKIKMLTDKIEELEGMMLDDGAGGEEAEYNGESRKLAPRLFCDICDVFDAHDTEDCPTQSMMEPDPAGASQHYERGEGRAYCEDCEVFGHWTDDCEEQQIF, from the exons ATGGCGGAAAAGCAATCTGGTTTAAAACCTCCGTCGAGAATAGGAAAGCCTGGTGCAATATTAATGG GAACAAAAAGTATTCCCGCACAAAAGGCACCTTCATCTACAAATAGTAACTCCAATGCTGCATCGAACTTTATTATag GTGACAAAGTAATACTGAGTGGGTCAAAAGTTGGTCGCATTCAGTTCTTGGGTGAGACAGAATTTGCTCCTGGTCAATGGGCAGGTATTGTATTAGAAGATGCAGTGGGAAAGAATAATGGATCCGTGGCTGGTGTGCAATATTTTCAG TGTGAACCTATGCATGGTGTGTTTGCAAGACCAAGTAAACTGGTTCGAGCTAACAATGAAACTGCTGGAAACACCACAG GCAAATCCACAGTTACTACAGTAAAACCACCATCTACATTATCCAAACCAAAATCAGCCACTGCTGTCAAAACTGCTCCTCTTACAATAGCTAACCTCAAAGCATCAACCGGTGAAACTCCTACTCatgaaagaaagaaaaaag GTATAAGAAGTCCAGCATCAAGTATTCGAAGCTTAAAGTTTGGAGGTTTAGGTGATGCTTCTAGTGTTCGTTATAATGAAGATATTAAAGTAGGAGACAGAGTTAATGTTGGTGACGCAAAAGTTG GAACGGTTCGTTTTGTTGGTGAGACTGAGTTTGCGAAGGGTTGTTGGGTTGGGATTGAACTTGATTCAGCGCAAGGGAAGAATGATGGATCTGTTGCTGGAAACAG GTATTTTACCTGTGAGGCAAACTTTGGGCTTTTTGCATTACgccataaagttaaaaaagtgaCTGGAACTG TGGCAAAGAAAACAGCACAGAGTGCCGTAAAGAAGAGGCCGACAGTTAAATCACCTGGCAGTTCAGCTTCGTCTGTTAGCAGCGTAACTTCAATACCAAGTCTACGCAGACCATCCAAG TTGCAGTCGGAAGTATCGTCACGATACAAACAGAAGACGGCAGCTACTGGTGTGCAAGCTCTGCAAGAAGCTTTGGTTGAGAAACAGCAACATGTTGAGTCCCTGATAGCTGAGAGAGACCAGGAGAAAAGTGAACTTATGGAAGTCAATTTAACCGCTGCGATGAAACAAGATCAACTTAATAAACTACAAGAAGCGCATGATCAG TTTGTGAAAGAGAAAGAATCTCAACTTGACCAACTCCGGAGGTTGGTGGAAGAGGCGGACCTCGAGAAGGTCAAGTTAGCTCAGGATCTTGACGAGGAGAGAAGGAAAGCGGAGGATTATCAATTCCAACTGGAGGAAGGACAGATTATCAAAGATGATATGGAG GCCGAGTTGTCAAAACTTCGATCATCTGTCACCGAGCTTAACTCTGGACTTCACATTGAACGAAGCAAGTCACTTAGCTTACAAACAAGCTTAGAGGATACTAGG GCGTTAACTGTTGATGATAAATCTGAGTTGAATCAACTCCGCATTGAAAGAGATGAAGCGCAACAACAAATTAATCAACTAAATCAACAAGTTGAATCCCTAACT GAGCAAGTTAACAACTCCCCAGTGTTTGAACTTGAGGAACAATTACTTGAATCAAAGTCATCATTGGAAGAAACAGAAGCTACAATTGCCCAGATGAAGATAAATGTTGAAACAGctgaacaagaaaatattaaacttaaaaatttaattgagGATTCa TTGCAGAAACACAGCGAGGAAACTTTCGAATTAAAGAATCAGTTGAAAATTCTTGCGGAAAAACGTAACGAACAGTTTACTGCTGTAGATGCAGTGGCAGAAAAAGAAAG ACAAATCTCATCATTGGAGCAAGATCTTCTGAATGCCAACCAATCTTTGGAAAGTATAAAA gagGAAAAGAAGAAAACGGAAGAAGAGGTTGAGAGGATGATGTTGGAGATGAAGTCTCTCAATGAGGATCGAGAGAAGTTGGAGCAAAGTTGTAAAGAGGAGATAAAGCAGAAGATCAACCTCCAGGAAGAGGTTGAGAGGTTCAAAGAGTCCTTGGATGCAAAAGATGCGGAGTTTGGGAAGATCAAGATCAGTTTAGACGAGAGGTTGAAGATGATTGAAGAGAAAGATCAACTTTGTTCGCAACTTAATCAAAAGTTGGATGTTGCTACAAGTTGTCAACAACAG CTTCAAACACAACTTAATTCTTGTAACGAAACATGGCAACAAAAGTTCAATGAATCAAATGAAAAAGTTCAAAATCTGGAAGCTACTCATGAAACTGCTATGCAAGAG GTGGAGACAATGAAGTCAAAGAATGAATTGTTGACGAAACAAAACGTCGATTTGCAACAAAACCTGGATGTTATGAGTAAACAAACGGGAGACAAAGACCAGACTTATAATCAACAATT ACAATCAGCAAGAGAAACTATAGAACAAACAACAAACGATCTCATTCTAGCCAGACAGAAATTGGAACAAGTcgaaaaaacaaaccaaaaattaAATGAG GCTTTGGAAACTCAACTAAAAACACTTCAAACTGAAGAAGAATTGAGGAAAGAAAAAGAATCAAATGTTGATGAATTGAACCAattgattttaactttaaaagag GCTGCCATGAAACATGAAACTATGCAAGCTGAGCTGAATGAAAAAGTGGAAACAAAATCAAAGGAATTAATATTGCTGTCAACTAAATATGAAGAATTAAACATGCAATACAATGTAGCTGCTGAAGAGGGAGGAAACTTAAGAGAAAAATATCTCAGTCTTGAACATAAAGAAACCCAGCTTGAAGCagaagtaaataaatgtagAACGGATTTAGATGAAGCATCAAAGCATACAGAGTCTTTGTTGCAGGAGCTAAAATCCTGCAAGGAAAGATCAAAATCTTATGTAGAGGCAGGGGACAACTTAGCGGGGGAAATGGATGATTTGAAATCTGAACACGATAAGCTGCAGAAACTTCTAGAAGCTTCAAATGCAAAAGTATCTGAACAAGTTAAACATATAAAGGAGCTTGAAGGAAGGTGTTCTATGTTGGGGGAAGATTTAAAGAGTTCTGAATCTGGCAAGGGGGAAGTTATGGTGGAGTTGCAGAACTTGAAGTCACAGaatgatgaaatatttaaagagcTTAATGAAGCTAAATTGTCAATTGAAAAGTTGCGATCGGAAAATGTggaaaaacaagaaaagatGGAAAAAATAGAGGCGGCAAATGCTGAAGATGTAGCAGAA ATGAAAAACAACTTTGAGAAACATGTTCAAGACCTTATGAACCAAGGTGAAGTTTCTTCACAAGAATTATTCacttataaacaacaaacagaagAAGAGAGAAAGGcaaaagaaaaactaaaatctGAGCTTGAAAGTTTAAACGAAAGTTTATGCTTGGCTAACCAAGAGAAAGAAGATTTATCCATGCAATTGGAGAAGACTGCAAGTGATGTAGAGGCTCTTCAATGCTCCTTGAAAGAGGAGAGAGGGAATGTGGAAAAACTTGAGGAAAAGGTTGTGGAGGTTGAATTGGTTTTGGGAGgagaaagaaaaaagtttgaaGATGATAAGTTGGGGATGCAAGGATCTATTAATGATCTTAAGAAGAGTCTTGAGACTAAAAACTCTGAATGCGATAATCTGCAAATTAAGGTGAAAAAAACGGAATCAGAAAAAACTGAGGTTCAAAAATCATTGGAAAATCTGAAAACGGAtcttaaaaaagttaattctGAGTTTTCTGAAGTAAAATCAAAGTTAGAAGAAGAAAATAAAGAGTTGGAATCAAAAAATGCTGAACTTGTTATTTCTGTGGCTGATTTGAGTGAAAAATCTCACCAAGTTTCATCAGAGTTGGATGAACTAAAATCTAAACATGAAACTTTACAACTGTCGGTTCAGCAACAAAAACag AAAGAAACAGAAACTTTATCTTTTGTTGAAAAACTTCTGACACAACTTGACATTGAGAACAATGAATCATGTGACTTACCTCAACAGTTTGAACTGATGACTTCAAAGTGCATTGGATTGCAAGATGAATGCAAACATCTTGAAGAGACGTATCGGGTCTGTGAAAATGAGAAGACCAATGTGGAGAAACAGTGCACTGAGTTGAGTGGAAATTTCTCTAACCTGGAAATTGAGTTTGAGGGAATCAAAACTGGGCTGTCTAAGGAGAGAGCTAGGGCAGAAGAATTGGATTCAAAATGTCAAGAATTGACAGAAAAATGCGAAAAAGTAAATTCTGAAAAGGTTGCTGTTACTGAGGAGCTTGAAGGCTCAAGGCGGAGCTTAAAAGAGATGACAGCACAGTTGTCTGAACAGACAGCTAAGGCAAAGAAATTGGATTCAAAATTTCAAGAGTTGACAGAAAAAtacgaaaaacaaaattctgaAAACGTGGTTGTTACTGAAGAGCTTGAAAGCTCAAGGCGAAGCTTAAAAGAGATGACAGCTGAGTTGGCTGATCAGACAGCTAAGGCAAAGAAATTGGATTCAAAATTTCAAGAGTTGACAGAAAAAtacgaaaaacaaaattctgaAAAACTGGTTGTTACTGAAGAGCTTGAAAGCTCAAGGCGAAGCTTAAAAGAGATGACAGCTGAGTTGGCTGATGTGAAACTACAGAAAGAATTGCTGTCAACCAATGCTGAAGATATTGATGCCAAAACTATGCAAGTGAAAGCTATGTATGATGAAGTGCTGCAACAGAATGATCAGTTGTCTGTTCAATTACAAACTGTTGttactgaaaaaaatcaaatacaaaGCGATCTGGAAACTCAAGTTAAATCTTCAAATgatgaaaaacaacaaagtgaACAA aaacttgTTCAAGTTGAAGAAGAATTAACGCAGTTGAAGTCTCAGCTTGAATTGAAATGTGAGGAAAATTCAACTTTAGATTCTCGCTGTTCAGAACTTACGAGCAAACTTGAAAAGTtggaaacagaaaataaaaacgaaattgAAAGTCGAGTTAAAGCTGTTGAAGAAGCTGAAATTAATATCAGGAAATtacaagaagaaaaagaagcaaTGCTTATACAGTGCAATGATTTTGAATCTGAATTACAAAGTACGCGTAGCAAATTAGAACTCACTGCCTCAGAATACGATAATCTGCAAGTTGAGATCAAAAAAACTGAATCAGAAAAAACTGAagttaaaaaatcattggAAAATCTAAAAACTGACCTTGAAAAAGTTAATTCCCAGTTTTCTGAAGCGAAATCGATGTTAGAAGACGAAAATAAAGAGTTGGAATCAAAAAATGCTGAACTTGTTTTTTCTGTGGCTGATTTGAGTGAAAAATCTCACCAAGTTTCATCAGAGTTGGATGAATTGAAATCTAAACATGAAACTTTGGTTGCAAGTTATGATGAAAGTAAGAAGAACAAAGATGAAGTTGAGAGGAAGTTGGATCAAGTCAATCAAGATCATCTTGCTGTTTTAAGTGAGATGGAAAAGTTGAAattggaaaaacaaaatcttgaaGCAAGTCTTTGCGAgaaaaatcaacttttacaatcGTCAAGTCAGGAACAAACACAG AAACTTGTTCAGGTTGAAGAAGAATTGACGCAGTTGAAGTCTCAGCTTGAATTGAAATGTGAGGAAAATTCAACTTTAGATTCTCGCTGTTCAGAATTCACAAGCAAACTTGAAAAGTTGGagacagaaaataaaaaggaaattgAAAGTCGAGTGAAAGCTGTTGAAGAAGCTGAAATTAATATCAGGAAATTACAAGAAGAAAAAGATGCAATCGTTAAACAGTGCAATGATTTTGAATCTGAATTACAAAGTACGCGTAGCAAATTAGAACTCACTGCCTCAGAATGCGATAATCTGCAAGTTGAGATCAAAAAAACTGAATCAGAAAAAACTGAAGTTGAAAACTCATTGGAAAATCTAAAAACTGATCTTGAAAAAGTTAATTCTGAGTTTTCTGAAGCGAAATTGAAGTTAGAAGAAGAAAATGCTGAACTTGTTATTTCTGTGGCTGATTTGAGTGAAAAATCTCACCAAGTTTCATCAGAGTTGGATGAATTGAAATCTAAACATGAAACTTTGGTTGCAAGTCATGATGAAAGTAAGAAGAACAAAGATGAAGTTGAGAGGAAGTTGGATCAAGTCAATCAAGATCATCTTGCTGTTTTAAGTGAGATGGAAAAGTTGAAattggaaaaacaaaatctcGAAGCAAGTCTTTGTGAgaaaaatcaacttttacaatcaTCCAACCAAAAAGTATCAGAG GATGCATCAGAAATACAGAAAACCTTGCTTCAATGTCAAACTGAGAATAATACTTTAAGTGAAAGAATCATGAACGTcgaaaacgaaaataaaaac TTTAAAACTGAAGAGGAAACATTGCAAGCAAAGGTCAAGAAGTTAGAAGCAAG TTTAAGTCTGAGTGTTACAGCAGAAGaagaaag AGAAAAAGTCTTGAAACGAGAATTTGCGTCTGAACGTGATTCGCTTCAGCGGTCGCTTGACATCACCACTAAACTTATCGAGGAAAGAACGAAAGAAGcagaaagttacattaaagAG ATTACTCGCTTAAAATCTGAACAAGTTCTTGTAAAGACGTTGCAAGACCAAGTTACAAAGTTGGAGCAGCAGAAAGTTGAATTGAATGTTCAAGTTACAACATTACAACAAAGTAACCATAGCAACCAACTTTCGAATAACCACCAAGCTGATAATGGGG CAGGTGGTGATGCTGGGCAGGTTGACTTTCTCAACAAAGTGATCATTGATCAGCAACAGAAGATAAAGATGCTCACTGATAAGATTGAAGAGTTAGAAGGAATGATGTTGGATGATGGAGCTGGGGGGGAGGAAGCAGAATATAATGG cgAATCACGAAAACTTGCCCCTCGATTATTTTGCGATATTTGCGATGTATTTGACGCTCACGATACGGAGGATTGCCCGACGCAGAGCATGATGGAGCCAGATCCTGCAGGGGCGTCTCAACATTATGAAAGGGGGGAGGGAAGAGCTTACTGTGAGGACTGCGAAG